aggacagaacaggtcatgctggtggggaagtggcactatatgtgaaagaaagcagagaatcaaatgaagtaaaaatcttaaatgaaccacacagcaccatagaatctctatggatagtaattccatgcttgaataataagaatataactgtagggatatattacagaccacgtgaccaggatggtgatagtgactgaaacgctcaggaagattagagaggctattacaataaaaaactcaataataatgtgggatttcaactatccccatattgactgggtacctATCACCTTatgaagggatgcagagataaagtttcttggcactttaaatgactgcttcttgccaaagtctcaaaaagtaatagcaaaaaaatttttaagtacatcagaagcaggaagcctgctaaacaaccagtggggccactgaacaaTCAAGAtgataaaggagcactcaaggaggaTAAGGtgattgcagagaaactaaatgaattctttgcatcagtcttcatgactgaggatgtgagggagattcccgaacctgaaccattctttttaggtgacaaatctgaggaactgttccagatcaagctgtcattagaggtggttttggaacaaactgataaactaaaaacagtaataagttaccaggaccagatggtattcacccaagagttctgaaataaCTCAAATGTAAAactgcaggactactaactgtcatctgtaccaaatgactggaggatagctaatgtgatgccaatctttaaaaagggctccagaggaaaccccggcaattacaggacactaagcctgacttcagtaccgggcaagctggttgaaactatagtaaagaacaaaattgtcagacactagatgaacataatttgttggggaatagtcaacatggtttttgtataaagaaatcatgtctcaccaatctaatagaattctttgaggggctcaacaagcatgtagacaaaggggatccagtggatatagtatatttagattttcagaaagcctttgacaaggtccctcgccaaaggctcttaagcaaagtaagcagtcacgggataagagggaaggttctctcatggattggtaactggttaaaagataggaaacaaagactagaaataaatggtcagttttcagaatggagtgaggtaaatagtagtgtccccAGGGGTTtatactgggcccagtcctatttaacatattcataaatgatctggaaaaaggggtaaatagtgaggtggcaaaatttgccgaggatacaaaactactcaagatagttcagccccaggcagactgcgaagaactacaaaggatctctcaaaactgggtgactgggcaacaaaatggcacatgaaattcagtgttgataaatgaaaagtaatgcacattggaaaacataatcccaactatacatataaaatgatggggtctaaattagctgttaccattcaagaaacagaccttggagtcattgtggatagttctctgaaaacatccactcaatgtgcagcagcagtcaaaaaagggaacagaacatttggaatcattaagggatagatagtaagacagaaaatatcacattgcctttatataaatccatggtacgcccacatcttgaatactgcgtacagacgtggttgccccatctcaaaaaagatatattggacttggaaaaggttcagaaaagggcaacaaaaattattaggggtatggaacagctgccgtattaggagagattaataatattgggacttttcaggttggaatagagacgactaaggggggatatgatagaggtctataaaatcatgactggtgtggagaaagtaaattaggaagtattatttacttcttttcataacacaagaactaggggccaccaaatgaaatcaataggtaGCAGGttaaaaactaacaaaaggaagtattttttccacacaacacagtcagaagctgggactgggtgacaggggaggttcacttgatgattacctgttcttttcattccctctggggcacctggcattggccactgtcagaagacaggatactgggctagatggacctttggtctgacccagtatggccgttcttatgtcctaAGAGATCCATCTGCCTACTTTTGAAACTTTTACCACTCATGTCTAGTAGTCCTTGACAATTTTCTTTTGGACTTCATGCTCCTCAAGAGGAGTAATCAATCACCAGTTTATATATGCATTACTAAATATTACTAAAACTTGCCTGGTGAAATCAACCAATATCCAGAAAAATAGCGTGCCTTCAGATTAGTCAGAGATTTTTCAAATGCATCAACAGGAGTTACGTGTCTAGCTGTCTTCTGTGCCTTTGAAAGCTTCCCCCCCCTCTAAAACTATTGCACAGTCatattttcttctctcccctccaacCTAGGCAAAAGTTTTTGAGAAATATTGGGGTttcaaaactaaatgaattatacCCACTCTTCTACTTATTTAGCCTATGAGATAAATAGCAGACTTTAGAATTAGTGATAAACTACAAGATCAATAGTTTAAAGTCTCAAGGTACATAGAGAGTACGTATAGAAAACAGGAAAAGGTGAATcacttaattaaaaaacaaaacaaaaaactttcacaaatacaattttattttctttcttcctggaaaaaaaagtttacacTCAGTATCTCAAACACAAAATAAGAAACAGTTGGACAGTAACTcaagttttatttatatattctaCTTTCCTCTAGACCAGTCCAGACTATCATCAGGGAGAAAAGCAGAAAACCGTGAGACCATATGTCATCCAGCATTTCTGGTCTtattcagtttgtttgttttttaataaaatattaaaaagctaTTACACAGCATATTTCAAGCAAAAATTCCTGAAcataattctaaaaaaaaaaacaaaaaaaaaacaaacccaaccactcaatatagttttaaaaaacataGGGCTGAATGGCACTTTCATTTTAGCATTTATGATGCAGAAAGCACATTTTTGAATATAGTGCACCCTCACTACAATTTTCATTTCTGTAAGGCTAACGTGGATATAAGGCAACGTAACCTTAGCTCCCACCTATGTCCCTCATAAAACACCATTAGCACATGCATCTCTTTAGTATATGCCAAGATGCTCTGCTTCCCTTCAACTTAATTAACCTATTCCCTCCTGTTTAAAAAAGTAACTTAAGAAGATGTGCTATATTTGTCACACACTGCAAGAtactaaaatattaaaaagaaacagcAATGAATACAAATATTCACATATCTGAAAATTGACTTCCATCTCTTAAATAACTTATCTGAAGttacaaaatacacacacaaatatctttCTATGAAATAGCTATGTATGATATCAGAGATTGTTTTGCCTTTGATAATTTAACTGACCTATTTCTGGAGCAAAGATATCTGGACAGTGTTGCTACCTAAGATTTTCattataattgatttttttaacataCGATAAATTCTCTCTAGCTATTCTAGCAGGTAGTGCAAATAAAGACATTCTTTGGgttgcaatttttaaaacatctcAATGTTATCTTAAACATATCACTAGCAAATTAATAAGTAACAAAATACTGTACTATAAATACACATCTTCTAACATTACATTATCCTTAGTTACCTGTTTAAAACCAATCACACAAACAATGATTAAGCTATATAATCAATCTATCCAAAAGAtatgttacatttttatttaaataaatatattttacaagtgaatatatatttttccattttagttTAACTTCAAACATTATAAAGTATCACCCACTTGGCATACTACATCAACCAAGTTACCAGAATATCTTTAAATACGATATTGTACAGCACTGCTTTAACAGAACTTTCTGAAAGCAACAAATTAATCCTCTGAGAACCTTATGCACAGAAGTTGGGACTGCATGTACTCAGCACATTCTATAGCAGAACAGTGTACGATATGTTAGTGTCAACTATTGCTTTGCCTAGCCAGAGGTAAAAAGCTTTTCTTGAATCCAATCAAATCGATGATAGATAAAGCAACATAAGGTGATCTTGTATGTTATCTAATATTGCTTGCTGCATTTACACGTTTACTTGTAGTTACTGGCACCAGATTACCACTAGTTCCATTGGTGGTATTTGTTGCTGAGCCATTCACAACAATGTAGTCAACTTTGTTTTCCAGTTTCACCAGACGTTGTAAGATGTCATCCAGAAGAACAGCAATTGTTCTTTTGAGATCAGCTGAAGAAGACAAAACAAAGAAAGTAGCATTGAATACTGTTCATTTATATTATCAGCAGTGTGTGAGAAATTTGCAGATTTGGACATCTAACTTATGTCTTCAaaggttgcttttcttttttcctggatTTGTTTGGAGAAGATAGAGAAAAGGCAGAATGTGCTTTAATTCTCCTACATATGGATTCTAGCTGTCCATATGtttgaaaagtactatttcttaTTTTTTGCATACTTGAAGATACTACCACAATAGCAAACTGAGAATTGGtccattgaatcatagaatataaagTAACATTAGTCTCCCCTTGTCctctccccatttttttttttaaaagataagtgACTATTTAAGGGTAATATTTTGGACTTTAACCCACAACAGCAGTAGAGGCGAAATAAATTCAACCTGTATAACAGCTTCTGGCACTTGGCAGCATTAGAAAGCACTTATGTTTTTCCACCCTAGATAAGATGGATCTTAATTATTTCCTTCTGTAGTTCCTTTCCAATTATTCTCCAAGTTCAGAACTTGCTGTCTGCCACAGGACAAGGTAAAGCATTATTGTAATACACAATGTAATTCTTAAAGCAGAAAAAAGGAATACAGtttctttcttattttaaaattcttggatgtaAAGATTTAGACTTAAgttgatctaaaaaaaaaattcataaggAACCTATCTATATATTGAGAAAAAGAAGCAGGGTGGAAGAGGACAGTTAATCAAGGTGTGGGAAGGAAGAACACCAATAGGCAAGACTACTAAGCAAACAATGCAGTAATCAACATAATTCAACAAAAAATTCACTTTGCTGTACGTATTCTTTCAGAATTAATTAGGTCATTTCCTCACAATTTGagagccatctggcctgaccaaATTCTTTGACACTTAGTTTTGCAAAATTCTTCATTATTTGGATTTTTCTTATTCTCTCAAACCAAACCTTAGATAGTGAGTCTGCATCAGTGAACAAACCAATTAATTTTATTGTTCTAAATAGGTTTCAAATAAACTCCTTTGCACAGAACCAAGGAATATAGATCCAGTTATAGATGTACAACCCCTACCCCCTTTAAGGGTCTTGTCGGGTTAAAGATTGACACCCTAAAATATTGAACCTGACCTAAACACGGAAAGAGAGGTTTACCCTCAACTAGCATTCCTTCTAAGAAGGGGCAGTAAGTATAGTAAtgagtctctgtgtgtgtaaaatccTAATTCTCTTTCTCTGAAAACTAATTCCTGTTTAAGTCTATATTACATGTGTTATCACAGAAGTTTTTGTTTTGCATGACAGAATACAGGCAGGCAATTAGTTTCTTTTATCTAGTTCTCAGAAATTTAAGTCTGAATGAAACACTGGAGAATAGTGTAGGAAATTTAAGTAGATTGTATTTGTCAAATTGCAGGTTAGGACACCTAGACAAATCATAAGACTGGGGTTGCAGAGTTTAAAGTATTATGTTTTTGAAATGAGAAATTTTCAATGTTTACGTTAAACAGATCTCAATAACTAAACCACATACAGATCTCTCTTGCATTCTAGATGAGCATGGGCTATAGACATATAGCGGGTACACAGGTAACAGGGCACAGTGGTGTCAAGTCAGAGGGGAATATGCTGATGCAAACACAATGGAGGCTCAAGATTTGGAGCACTCTactgccatctgtaaaataagggtcagattctgctaaATACATAATCATTCCCCCATCTCTCCAATTCTACCATCATGATTGCTTCTCATTGTTTGTTAATAGTAGAAGAGAAGAAAATTaagggggggggagataaaagcAATAAAAAGGTAGAAATAACACACAAAGTGACAGTGTTTGGGTAGTGAAgtgttttaattttacatttaattCCTACATTATGAATGTAGTCCTTCATGTTACTGTGGAGAAAACCCCCCAGAGCTCTATTTCCAATTGGTGGAGAAACAAGACAAGACAACCTAGTATTGATGCTGACAGTCAAATTACTATAATACATACAACTATGTTTAAAGAACAAGTGTTAAAAGAAGTTATGCCTTAAAATTAAGCCCTATCAATGAGCAAACACACAGTCAGCACATACAAAATTACTTTGAAGAGTTCCATGTACCAtttaaaataagaattaaaaGCTGTACCAAAGGCAGTTTAGAACAAAACGGTTTGTGTAGCCAGGTTTATTTAATCTTACCATATCCTGCCATGGAGGCTCCATTACCACCATTCATTATATTCTTATTTTCTTCTGCCAGTGCTTTCACATATCTTTTACTTAAGTCTAGTATCTGTTCACGCAATTCAGCACTGCTTTGGTGCCTTGGATGCTGAAAAGTATAGCGCAGCAACATCAAGCCCCAAATGAATCCAAACACCAGCAACAAACAACTCAGTTTCTGGGACATGTTTTTTcttgaaaatgttaaaaacattTCTGATGAAGGCAACAGATGAGTCTTGATTTCACGAAAAATAATTCAATTTGAAGTTGTCATGGTATTTACATATTCGTCAAAAGCAAGATCTTCACAAAGTAACAAATCTTCTGGATGGACCATCTTAAACACATTTTCTCCATGTCAATTGATTCCTAAATTTGAAGTATTACAAGATTAGTCAAAATGCTCATTCACcaggaaaaagaacaaaaaacagttttcaagttaTTAGATACTCTAGAAATTCTTTGTGGATTCATATCTGTGCAGAAACATACCTGTCCACCTCACCTACTTCTACAGCTTTGTCTTTTAGCTTTTCTGCATCAAGTCAAAGCTTCAATGCCACCATCATTGCTTCAGTTTTAAATTACTGTAATTgtaattaactttttaaagtgTATTTGCGTTCAATCTTATAGAAACCTGTAAAAAACTCTTCCCTTTAGAAACTATTCAGTTTGTAAGCAATATTTTTTGGGTTGTTTATAATGCcatattttcacaaaaaaagtCATTGCAAATTCATCTGCAGCTATTGCTTATTCCCCACTGAAAGTCACAAGGCTATGGTGAAACTTAAACATGAATTTATTTAGACTAAGTTTCTTTGGTAAGGTCCTCATTTGCTTTTGTACAGGATCAAACACACTGTCAGCGTCTTAATAAAACATAATGAAGTTACACCTCCTTATAGCACTTTGGCTAATAATCATCCATTAGTTATATAATCCTTACCGTAGCAACCAATTTTGATGCCACTACAGATTATGACTTCAGGTGGGAAATGATCAGCAGGAACATATCAGTACTTATAAACCAAATATCCGGCTTCTGAGGGTATGGAGTAGTACCGGCCATACATCTTCAAAGAGAGCTCTGCATGtcaagcaaagtttattcaaataAAGTTCTGCATATTATGttaagaccaacattttcaaggAGGAGCCTCAAGTTGAGCAGTGCCTAATCGTAAGCAACTATGTCTGAAAGCCCAAAATTACTAAAATAACGATTGGAACTGGATACTGTGGCTTAGCATACATACAAACACAAATTTCACATACATAAAGTCACTTCTTCTGTTTGAAAGGCAGGCAAAGATTTCTTCTTTTAAGCAGCTACTTTGCCTTTTAAAATCCTTGTTTACAATCTTACTCAGTATTTGGCCTCTACAGTATCCTGTGGCAATGACTTCTACTGCTTAATaatgtgtgaaaaaaatatttccttctgtaAGTTTTGCATCTTCcatcttttaatttcattaaaaGATCCCCTTGTTTTGTGTCATGTCAGGGAGAACAGAAACTCTGGATCTACCTTTGACATATtttttatcatatccccccttatttgtctcctttctaaggtaaacaaacccaattttttcagtctctctttaaATGAGTTTTTCCTCATGCCTCTAATCATGTGTTATCCTTCTCTGGACCTCTTCCAATTCTGCAATATCCCATTTGAGATTAGGTAAACAGTACTGCACATAATATTCTAGGTGAGGCTTCAgcactgatttatataatggcattgtaTTTTCCATATTCTTCTCTATCCTGTTCCTTTGGCATCCTAATATCTTGGCTTTCTGGACCATAGCTGCACATTAAGTCAAGGTCTTCATTGGGCTGCCCACAGCAATGTCTAGGTACCTTTCTTGAGTTAACAAAGTTAATTTAGAATCCTCTAAAGTGTACAAGTAGTTAAAATTTCTCTTTCCAATGTGTTTACTTCTGACACAGCATACTGACCCaatagaagatttaaaaaaatcacacagtaGGCAAAGACAGTGCTTTCAGTTCCTCTGGGATTATCCTTGCTAGCTTGACTAGGTGAAGTAGTCAATGTATCTTAGTAAAGCCGTGATCACATTAAAAAGGAGCTAAATATGGGGACCATAGTGGTTTGAGTGACAAAGTATTTTGTTGTTCGTAACACATGCAAGGCTCAGGAATATAATCAAGATAAAGCCTGCCCCTTTCCCCCTACCATCAGGACAAAACAGATTGTTTCAATGACAAAACGTTTGAAAACTTAAATAGATGATTTGGCACTATTTTAGACAAATTAATAACCACATCTTACATTTACAAAGCAGTATTAAtctcaaaggatcccaaagtcCTTCAAAAATATTATGTATGAGAATCACTTCCTTTACACTTGGAAGGAAtatagcagctgtttaacagtgaaCAGCCCTAACGAGAAAGTTTAGAAGAGGAAGTGAAGACTCCTCTTCATATCCAAATGAAAAGATATGGCCTACACCACACTATTAGATTTCACCCACATCTGAACAGGGTTGTCTGTGCTAACTTACACAATGCTGAATACATTTTAACAGTCAGTTTAGACCAGGGCTAATTTTGTTCTGCATCACCAGCTAAGTATTAAACCCCAAGAAGCCCTGATAAATTCTATTGTAAACTCTTTGCTGACTGTCTCCAGTACCCATTAGTCTTCAGatattgtagaccaggcctatagCAATTACAGTAGACAACATATAATGACTCAAGTTATAACTTAGACAGGATACAAGGATTAACACCCCTAAATCTTGTGAAAAGTGTTATGGGATTTTTAATACATGTGATCATGACCTCAGTATCTCTCTTCTACTAGAAGTGACATCTTTTGCTGCAGAGTGACCTTCAATACCTTACTGAACCATTTGATCAGAATTAGCTCAGAAGGAATACCACAGCCTCTCACTGAATCACCAACCAGTTAGAAGATAAGACGACTTTTCTTTGAGGAAAGGGAACACAAGGGCCCAACAATAAGAGTGCAGTTTAAATGCACTTATCTACTAAGGTTTTGGGGAATATCCCTGTTTACTAGATTAGAGAACTCAGAAACCATTGCATAATTCCCAGGAGCTGTAAAATAACTGTAAATAAATTATTAACAAATTAGACATGAATACACAATGCAAGAAAGAAGAAGGCACGAGGCCAATGCGCTGTGTACACAGGGGGATCACATCCTGAGGGTCAAAATGGGACAAGAGTAGTGGTAATTTTCCACGTTCTACCTACAAACCAAAACCCACACGCTCATGACAACAAGATGAGATACCACTCCAAGTGGATTGTGCTCATCTTCATATTGTTCCTCTTGTTTCTTCTATACTTTACTCAGAAATGAAGtagaaactagggctgtcgattaaacgcacttaactcaaaaaaaaattaattgcgattaatcacactgttaatagaataccaattgaaatgtattaaatattttggatgtttttctacacagaattcaaagtgtacagtgctcactttatattatttttattacaaatatttgcactgtaaaaatgataaaagaaatagtatttttcaattcacctcatacaagtactgtagtgcaatctctttatcgtgacagtataacttacaaatgtagatttttttgttacataactgtactcagaaacaaaatgtaaaactttagagcctacacgtccactcagtcctatttcagccaatcactcagacaaac
The Natator depressus isolate rNatDep1 chromosome 2, rNatDep2.hap1, whole genome shotgun sequence DNA segment above includes these coding regions:
- the CCDC126 gene encoding coiled-coil domain-containing protein 126; its protein translation is MFLTFSRKNMSQKLSCLLLVFGFIWGLMLLRYTFQHPRHQSSAELREQILDLSKRYVKALAEENKNIMNGGNGASMAGYADLKRTIAVLLDDILQRLVKLENKVDYIVVNGSATNTTNGTSGNLVPVTTSKRVNAASNIR